ttaccataaaaaaaaaacaggctaaCCATACTTAAAAAACAGCATTTACAAAAGTCAGGCAGCTCAGGAAAAAACTAAACAACATGCCTAGCGAAGCTTTTGGGTTTAATCCAAGAGCAGTCTTTTGATAGCGTTTACTTTCCACAAATACTTTATTTGGCTTTGTGTGATTAGCGTGCGCATAAAAGGTCACGGATGGTTCTGCTGAAACATCTACAGCATTtaagaatgaaaacaaagacgTTTAAAGTGGAGTCCTTGTGCGCTATTATTGTGCGCTTGTGTTTCATAACTGAAGATACCTACTAGGTTAAGACTGACCGATCAGTCTGTCACCAGTCTGCCTGTCGCACCATCCCATCactgtgggaggggggcagctttCCTGGCTGCCCTATGCTGCCGGCGAGAAGCCACACCACTTTTCAGGTCCCTCCTCTTAATCAGCCGCTCCTGCCAAGAGCCTGTCAGTTTTAGGAAAGGTTCTCTCTCTGGATGCCTTAGCTAGTAAAACATCCAAAAGGACCCACACGTCGGTCCAGATGCACTCGATAAAACCCGGCATTGCTAACTGCCCCCCCAGAACACCACATTTGATGTTTTAACTCATCTGAAGTGCACTGTTTTCACAATACAAAACAAATCATCAAATTAAATACCaaccaaacaaaacagtttTCTTACTGTAAACACTTGAAGGAACTGCTTGCTAGATGAACGCGGCCTGACCTTGCTGTTCCCGAAGCTCAATCTCCCCTCCCTCTCTTGGCAGTAATGGTAGCGCCGCGTGACTGCTCCGACTTCAGCGGCCACAAGACCAAGAGCGATGTGTACCAAGTGATGCCTGACCTGCAGCGGGGGATGTTCGATGTCTACTGCGACATGGAGTCCTACGGAGGTGGCTGGACCGTGGTGCAGCGGCGGCTGGACGGCACAGTGCGCTTTAACCGCTCCTGGGAGGAATATAAGCAAGGCTTTGGGGACCTGCGTGGCGAATTCTGGCTAGGCAACGACAACATCCACCTGCTGACCAAGTCCAAGGACATGGTGCTGCGTATCGAGCTGGAGGACCTCAACACGGTGCGGGAGTACGCCAAATACGACCATTTCTATGTGGCCAACGAATACCTCAACTACCGGCTGTCCATCGGCGGCTACTCGGGAACGGCCGGCGATGCTATGCACTACGGCAAGAACTACAACCACGACCACAAGTTTTTCACCACCCCGGACCGGGACAACGACATGTACAGTACGGGCAACTGTGGTGCCTATTACAGCTCGGGCTGGTGGTTTGATGCGTGCATGTCTGCCAATCTCAACGGCAAATACTACAAGAAAAAATACAAGGGCGTCCGCAACGGAATCTTCTGGAGCACCTGGAGAAACGTCACCACAGAGCCCTATCTCACAGGCTACCGGCAGGCTTTCAAATCTGTCAAAATGATGATCAGACCCAAGAACTATTCTCCATAAGCTGTGATTATTCGTCTACTGTCTGGAAAGAAGGTGCGAGGTTCACCGATATTTTTTCTGGGAGGTAGAAGGGGTGAGGTCACACATTTCATGCATCAGTTATAGGTGACTGACATATACATGTGTTAATACTTTCAATACTGGTAAAAACAAGATACCTATGCCTAAGTTTCCACATTTCCACTGGATGCTAAAGTACATTTCCAACATTTCTTGACACTTACAGCAGCCTGTGACACTGAATCCTATTAAGCAGCTAACCTTAATTGCAATGTGTATGCACCAGTTCCTGTGCAGGAGCCCTTTAACTGATTTTATTTATATCCACTGTTTGGATTTGTTTATTGCATTTTAGAGCACACCTTCGCACAGCATAATGAGCCTGGGCCTGTGACCAAtcacaattgttttttttcttggaccaatcacaaaaacacaggcatcacagcagcagagtgATGTATTCAAAGGAAAACAGGTCGGCAGAGCTTGGAGATACAAATCCCACAGCAAACAAACTGTACGCATACCTATAAATCAGCCTGTGTAAAAAGACTGTGCTTGGAGGCTGTTGTTTGCGTAAAGTGCccagttcattttttttttaatataaatcaGAGAAAGAGAAGTCGGACGATTCAGCAATGGAATGTAAAATACTGGGACATATAGATAAAGGATATTAGAGAAAGATATACAGCGGATGGACGAAACAAAGAGACTGATTCCTCTCAAAGATAGAGCTTTGTTATCCTTCTGGAGTTCAATTTTGTATTTCAAAGATTTGTCTATTACAGTAAACAGTATTCCTATACAGGATGAACTTTTGATGGACGTAAGGAAAAAACTATGTTGTTGAAAAATGCTAAGTAGAGAAAATAAAGTTCTTTTTTACATGCCTTGTCCTGATAGTGCTTTCATGAAGGTGCATATTGCCAAAAACATTGTCACATTACCTTTGTCTCATATTTCAGCTGGAAAGTCTGTCTCCTGGACAACAGACGACACTGGGAGCCCTATCTTGGCAGTGCCTTAATTCCGGGCCACTGGCCGATTTGTGTCTGCTGTAAGCCGATTCAAGGTTTCTGATTTTGCTGCCACTTTAAGACAATCAGCTTTTCTTTATGAAAAGGAGCAGAATGCCCATTTCAATTAGCAGATAGTTCACCTAGACACAGATATTGCTAGCCAGGGACTAGCATGGACCAGTAGCAGAAACGCAAGTGTTCAATGAACACAAACATGCTGAGCAGACCAGCTGAGCTCAGACATGCAGCCGCTGTAGTGAGGCCATCTAGTGGTGTTTCTGCATATTACAAATTCTTTTCCAACATGAATCAGTTTTCATCACATCTTGTGATTCTGTTTGACTCTTAGTCACAATCAACAATACTAGCAACAAAAATGAGTGCTTGTTTTGACTTGTAATGGAACATTTACAGACTAGCAGGTAATGCACAACCACTAAAACCCTCCCTCTTTCAGAAGTACTTGGATTAGCACTTCCAGGATGGTgctcttattaaaaaaaaaatatatatatgcccCCATAGTGATGTTataagtgacccccccccccccacaacacctCTGCAGGAAAAAAGTACCGTCCATCGAAATATCTGTGGACATCACTAGTCTTTTGTATATTATGTTGCCTGTTCCGTAAAACCATTAATTTCGCTAAGATAAAAGTGGAAATACTGCTGCATCTGTCCACTAGAGGGCGCTGAATCTACATCAATTTCCTGTGTTTGCTATTCATCAAAATGAGATGCTTTGTTATACAAAAGGTTTAAAAAagatctgaaaaaatacttctTGAGTTATCATGCTGACAAGATTAAATGTCTGAGACCACCCCTCTCATTGATAATCATTATGCGGCACATCCAATAATGGCTGTTATCAATAGAAATGTAATACAGTAAAACACACTATTTCTTCAAGTACACAATTTCTTTATAATTGTTGAGTAGAAAGTAAAAGTTGCTAATATTGTTAATACTCAGAGTTGCCAAAATAAGTATAAGTATATGACTTATA
This window of the Paramormyrops kingsleyae isolate MSU_618 chromosome 1, PKINGS_0.4, whole genome shotgun sequence genome carries:
- the LOC111846523 gene encoding fibroleukin-like, coding for MDSSFFQAYLTSLLLLLAAQPEVLASTLGGEQEDSRSATCSLKLQPAGDCEDGDTCPFQVSLPPLAIQLPKQFSLLEKTLKDLQSLRAEVDQLRAVCLECHPQADQRDGGVTPAPGSYPSSFLKIKDPQDATRLQEMQTEMTELSTSLKDAHAQIDTLRNSLDDQTQVYMKNVEDLVNGNAENISRLVTQLNNKCPGPCPAQGPQPIMVAPRDCSDFSGHKTKSDVYQVMPDLQRGMFDVYCDMESYGGGWTVVQRRLDGTVRFNRSWEEYKQGFGDLRGEFWLGNDNIHLLTKSKDMVLRIELEDLNTVREYAKYDHFYVANEYLNYRLSIGGYSGTAGDAMHYGKNYNHDHKFFTTPDRDNDMYSTGNCGAYYSSGWWFDACMSANLNGKYYKKKYKGVRNGIFWSTWRNVTTEPYLTGYRQAFKSVKMMIRPKNYSP